Proteins encoded together in one Nostoc sp. PCC 7524 window:
- a CDS encoding LmeA family phospholipid-binding protein: MANNQNLEEQLISQAAERQVSDQLDAVEEIDIFVQTNLLKIVQGQADGVTVSGQGLVTKDNIRVQEIKLETDSIDINPVRAIFGQIELNKPVNFVARVTLKEADLNHALNSPISRKFVQKFQLDVEGKTVNFDLEEMQLSLSENGQIITRGKLQLKENGHQRLLGFTSMIRPHTRSHPIMLESFNCTQGGGLSTGFILSLMQKMEELANLPYLEMDNIKLRIQNIEVQKETLILLVRANVGDIPDYIT; encoded by the coding sequence GTGGCAAACAACCAAAACTTGGAGGAGCAATTAATCTCCCAGGCAGCTGAGAGACAGGTATCAGATCAGCTAGATGCAGTAGAAGAAATCGATATATTTGTACAAACTAATCTCTTAAAAATAGTTCAGGGACAAGCTGATGGAGTGACAGTTTCTGGGCAAGGCTTAGTAACTAAAGATAATATTCGTGTCCAAGAAATTAAACTCGAAACAGATAGCATTGATATTAATCCTGTCAGAGCGATTTTTGGACAGATAGAATTGAATAAACCAGTTAATTTTGTAGCTCGTGTTACTCTCAAAGAAGCTGATCTAAACCACGCTCTCAATTCTCCAATATCTCGCAAGTTCGTGCAGAAATTCCAGTTAGATGTGGAGGGAAAGACTGTTAACTTTGATTTAGAGGAAATGCAGTTATCTTTATCTGAGAACGGCCAAATAATAACACGGGGAAAATTACAATTAAAAGAAAATGGACATCAGCGTTTACTAGGATTTACAAGCATGATTCGCCCACATACACGCTCCCATCCCATCATGCTAGAAAGTTTTAACTGTACTCAAGGAGGAGGACTTTCTACAGGATTTATTCTGTCTTTGATGCAAAAAATGGAAGAACTGGCAAATTTACCTTATTTAGAAATGGATAATATAAAATTGAGAATTCAAAATATTGAGGTGCAGAAAGAAACTTTAATTCTTTTAGTCAGAGCTAATGTCGGTGACATACCTGATTACATCACATAG
- a CDS encoding toxin-antitoxin system HicB family antitoxin has translation MATLTIRLPDDKHNRLKELAQAKGISVNKLIEELSTIALAEFDAQTRFKAMAATGNPEAGLRILATLDDHLGK, from the coding sequence ATGGCAACTTTAACTATTCGTTTACCAGACGATAAGCACAACAGACTAAAAGAACTTGCTCAAGCCAAAGGCATCAGTGTAAATAAATTAATTGAAGAACTTTCTACCATAGCTTTAGCAGAATTTGATGCCCAGACAAGATTTAAAGCAATGGCTGCAACTGGCAACCCAGAAGCAGGCTTAAGAATACTGGCTACACTTGATGATCACTTAGGAAAATGA
- a CDS encoding saccharopine dehydrogenase family protein → MTERVLILGGRGRIGRSVAQDIATHTSAKITITGRSPQTDKGVGLSFLVLDLAEVDKLREAIANSDLVIHCAGPFHYRDANVLKICIEQGVNYLDVSDHRSFTSKALSYHEQAVASGVTAIINTGIFPGISNSMVRQGIEQFDQAEKIHLSYLVGGSGGAGITVMRTTFLGLQYPFQAWINGQWQFVKPYSDREVISFPPPYKRSGVYWFDMPETFTLPQVFPSVKTVITKFGSIPDFYNHLTWIAAHIFPKWLMQRHNTIEFLSYVSHFMTDVTNNLSGIGVAVRSEVTGIKNGENAAYCSTLFHENTAIASGCGTGSLAQLLLEGKLKKPGVWPVEAALSTDLFMQSMASREITIAHNWL, encoded by the coding sequence ATGACAGAGCGCGTATTAATTTTAGGAGGACGGGGGCGGATAGGTAGGAGTGTCGCCCAAGATATCGCCACCCATACATCAGCAAAAATTACCATCACTGGACGTTCTCCACAGACGGACAAGGGGGTTGGCTTGTCGTTTCTGGTGTTGGACTTGGCGGAGGTTGACAAGTTGCGGGAAGCGATCGCCAACTCTGATTTAGTCATCCACTGTGCTGGCCCGTTTCATTACCGAGATGCTAATGTTCTCAAAATCTGCATTGAACAAGGCGTTAACTATCTAGATGTTAGTGACCATCGTTCCTTTACCAGTAAGGCTTTAAGTTATCATGAACAAGCCGTGGCATCTGGGGTGACAGCTATTATCAATACTGGTATTTTTCCCGGTATTTCTAACAGCATGGTACGTCAGGGTATTGAACAATTTGATCAAGCAGAGAAGATACATTTAAGTTATTTGGTTGGTGGTTCTGGTGGGGCTGGTATTACAGTCATGCGGACAACTTTTTTAGGCTTACAATATCCTTTTCAAGCCTGGATTAATGGTCAATGGCAATTTGTCAAGCCATATAGTGATAGAGAAGTGATTAGTTTTCCACCTCCCTACAAACGCAGTGGTGTTTACTGGTTTGATATGCCAGAAACTTTTACACTACCCCAAGTATTCCCCTCTGTCAAAACTGTGATTACTAAATTTGGCTCAATTCCAGACTTTTATAATCATTTAACTTGGATTGCTGCCCATATTTTCCCAAAATGGTTGATGCAGCGTCACAACACAATTGAATTTTTATCTTATGTTAGCCATTTCATGACAGATGTGACTAATAACCTTAGTGGGATTGGGGTGGCAGTGCGTTCAGAAGTTACAGGCATCAAAAATGGTGAAAATGCTGCTTATTGCTCAACTTTATTCCATGAAAATACAGCGATCGCTTCTGGTTGTGGTACAGGTAGCTTGGCTCAATTGTTACTGGAAGGCAAGCTCAAAAAACCAGGGGTTTGGCCAGTAGAAGCAGCATTATCAACAGATTTATTTATGCAATCTATGGCAAGTAGAGAAATTACAATTGCACATAATTGGTTATAG
- a CDS encoding cation:proton antiporter, with protein sequence MIDIYILDLLIIGLLLLVVTLGSGWISRLPLSFAIIYLLVGIFLGPEGTGMIQLRQNDVFNAKLLERLTEFVVIVSVFSCGLKIIRPLQLRVWDITARLIVLLMPISIIGLALVGNLFLGMSWGEAILLGAILAPTDPVLASEVQLTDTNDRDELRFGLTSEGGLNDALAFPFVYFGLYAIKDPNWHNWFRAWLVVDLIWAIAVGMIMGFLMAKAVVWIDQRVQKKRAADVLMEDFIAISAILLTYSVTEIVNGYGFLAVFVAGLFVQYSYRDPDKPLAQLEFIERLERLLEVGTILLLGSILLWQPMLNYAYQSLIVIVCLFLIIRPLGAWISTIGKRPLHSQRRSFHPATRLLFGWFGIRGVGSLYYLAYAFSHGLKGETAEQISWITYTTVVASVIVHGISATPLMNWYEHQIAIRKSAAHSTLSEVE encoded by the coding sequence ATGATAGATATTTATATTCTTGATCTACTAATTATTGGACTTCTGTTGCTAGTTGTTACCCTCGGTTCTGGTTGGATTTCTCGTTTACCTCTTTCCTTTGCCATTATCTATTTATTAGTTGGGATTTTTCTGGGGCCTGAAGGTACGGGGATGATCCAACTCAGACAAAACGATGTATTTAATGCCAAGTTACTCGAAAGGTTAACGGAATTTGTAGTCATTGTTTCTGTATTTAGCTGTGGTTTAAAAATTATTCGTCCTTTGCAATTGAGAGTTTGGGATATCACAGCAAGGCTCATAGTTTTATTAATGCCAATTTCTATTATTGGGTTGGCACTTGTCGGCAATTTATTTTTAGGGATGAGTTGGGGAGAAGCGATTTTATTAGGAGCGATTCTTGCACCCACTGATCCAGTATTGGCTTCCGAAGTTCAACTAACAGATACCAATGACAGAGATGAGTTACGCTTTGGGTTAACTTCTGAGGGTGGATTAAATGATGCTTTAGCTTTTCCCTTTGTTTATTTTGGGCTGTATGCAATTAAAGATCCCAATTGGCACAACTGGTTTAGAGCTTGGTTAGTCGTAGATTTAATCTGGGCGATCGCAGTTGGGATGATTATGGGTTTTTTAATGGCTAAAGCAGTGGTTTGGATTGATCAAAGAGTGCAAAAAAAACGTGCTGCTGATGTACTTATGGAGGATTTTATTGCTATTAGTGCGATTCTATTAACTTATTCTGTCACAGAAATAGTTAATGGCTATGGATTTCTTGCTGTATTTGTAGCGGGTTTATTTGTGCAGTACAGTTATAGAGATCCCGATAAACCACTGGCACAATTAGAGTTTATTGAGCGTCTAGAAAGGCTTTTAGAAGTTGGCACAATTTTGTTGTTGGGGTCAATTTTATTATGGCAGCCAATGCTAAATTATGCCTACCAATCCTTGATAGTGATAGTTTGCCTATTTCTTATCATCCGTCCTCTAGGTGCTTGGATTAGTACAATTGGTAAACGTCCTCTACATTCACAACGTCGTAGTTTTCACCCTGCAACCCGCTTGTTATTTGGCTGGTTTGGAATTCGTGGTGTAGGCTCTTTATATTATCTTGCCTATGCCTTTAGTCATGGCTTAAAAGGTGAAACTGCTGAACAAATTTCTTGGATAACTTATACTACCGTCGTAGCTTCTGTAATTGTGCATGGCATTTCTGCTACCCCTTTAATGAATTGGTATGAACACCAAATTGCTATCAGAAAATCTGCTGCTCATTCCACCCTGAGTGAAGTAGAATAA
- a CDS encoding carbonic anhydrase yields MYRRNLLKLLGASALGEAIAYTRSFPASATTLENIKWGYIGVGSPEHWAELAPEYQLCQTGRQQTPINLQGTTDIETAALVFNYRHTPLKIINNDHSIQVNYTPGSSITFKGEIFNLLQFHFHHPSEHQITGQPFDLEIHLVHRSAAGKLAVVGIFAQAGALNPILQTIWDVMPSQPQPEQLFENISINVSQLLPSDRSFYEYRGSLTTPPCSEDVLWFVMQQPIEVSWQQIQQFAAIFPHNSRPIQPLNSRKLLGNRQ; encoded by the coding sequence ATGTATAGACGAAACTTACTAAAATTGCTCGGAGCTAGTGCTTTAGGAGAAGCGATCGCCTACACTAGATCATTTCCAGCATCTGCTACTACTTTAGAGAACATTAAATGGGGTTATATAGGCGTAGGTAGCCCGGAACACTGGGCAGAACTTGCTCCAGAATATCAACTATGCCAAACCGGCAGACAACAAACGCCGATTAATCTTCAAGGTACAACTGACATTGAAACGGCAGCCCTAGTCTTCAACTATCGCCACACACCATTAAAAATTATTAACAATGATCATAGCATTCAAGTAAACTACACACCAGGTAGTTCGATCACATTTAAAGGTGAAATCTTTAACTTACTTCAGTTTCACTTTCATCATCCCAGCGAACACCAAATTACTGGACAACCTTTCGACTTAGAAATTCATTTAGTTCATCGTAGTGCGGCTGGCAAGTTAGCAGTTGTAGGTATATTTGCCCAAGCAGGGGCATTAAACCCAATTCTGCAAACCATTTGGGATGTCATGCCGAGTCAGCCACAGCCAGAACAACTGTTTGAAAATATCAGTATTAATGTTAGTCAATTGTTGCCAAGCGATCGCAGTTTCTATGAGTATCGTGGTTCCCTCACCACACCACCCTGCTCTGAAGATGTACTGTGGTTTGTCATGCAGCAACCAATAGAAGTATCTTGGCAACAAATTCAACAATTTGCCGCCATTTTTCCCCACAATTCTCGCCCTATCCAACCACTCAATAGCCGTAAGTTATTAGGGAATAGGCAATAG
- the crtO gene encoding beta-carotene ketolase CrtO, translating into MQEYDVVIIGAGHNGLVCAAYLLKAGYSVLLLEKRSVPGGAATTEECLPKEAPGFKFNLCAIDHEFIHLGPVVEELELTKYGLEYLECDPVVFCPHPDGKYFLGHKSLEKTCAEIARYSERDAKKYAEFTEYWQRAIGAMIPMFNAPPKSVIDIAGNYDITKLKDLFSVIGSPSKTLDFIRNMMTSAEDILNEWFDSEFLKAPLARLASELGAPPSQKTIAIGAIMMAMRHNPGMARPRGGTGALVQALVNLVTSKGGVILTEQHVEKVLIDNAKAVGVRVAGGTEYRAKYGVISNIDAKRLFLQMTDKSDIDAVDPNLWERLERRIVNNNETILKIDLALDEPLRFPYHAHKDEYLVGSILIADSIAHVEQAHSKCTLGEIPDTDPSMYVVMPSFLDPTLAPPGKHTVWIEFFAPYQIAGADGTGLKGTGWTDELKNKVADRVVDKLATYAPNVKTATIARRVESPAELGERLGAYKGNYYHIDMTLDQMVFFRPLPEIANYKTPIDNLFLTGAGTHPGGSISGMPGRNCARVFLQNKHPITQTLKDARDSIKSTVGSVFGIG; encoded by the coding sequence ATGCAAGAATATGATGTAGTAATTATCGGTGCAGGACACAACGGGCTAGTATGCGCGGCGTATTTGCTCAAAGCTGGCTATAGCGTCCTCCTACTAGAAAAACGTTCTGTTCCAGGTGGTGCAGCCACAACAGAAGAATGTTTACCAAAAGAAGCGCCTGGATTTAAATTTAACCTGTGCGCCATTGACCATGAATTTATTCATCTAGGGCCAGTTGTTGAAGAATTAGAATTAACAAAATATGGCTTAGAATATTTAGAATGTGACCCAGTTGTTTTTTGTCCCCATCCTGACGGTAAATATTTTTTAGGTCATAAATCCCTGGAAAAAACCTGTGCTGAGATTGCCCGTTATAGTGAACGCGATGCCAAAAAATACGCAGAGTTTACGGAATATTGGCAACGGGCTATAGGTGCAATGATTCCCATGTTTAATGCCCCTCCCAAATCTGTCATAGATATTGCGGGTAACTACGACATCACCAAATTAAAAGATTTATTTTCTGTCATTGGTTCGCCATCCAAGACGCTGGACTTTATCCGTAATATGATGACCAGCGCCGAAGATATACTTAATGAGTGGTTCGATTCAGAATTTCTCAAAGCACCCCTTGCCAGATTAGCATCAGAATTAGGTGCGCCCCCATCCCAAAAAACCATCGCCATTGGCGCAATTATGATGGCTATGCGTCACAACCCAGGTATGGCTAGACCCCGTGGTGGTACTGGCGCACTGGTACAAGCTTTGGTTAATTTAGTGACCTCTAAAGGTGGTGTAATTCTTACAGAACAGCACGTAGAAAAAGTTTTAATTGATAATGCTAAAGCTGTTGGTGTCCGGGTAGCTGGTGGTACAGAATATCGTGCTAAATATGGAGTGATTTCTAATATTGATGCCAAGCGGTTGTTTTTACAAATGACCGATAAAAGCGATATCGATGCAGTAGATCCCAATTTATGGGAAAGATTGGAACGCCGCATTGTCAACAATAACGAAACCATCCTGAAAATCGATTTAGCTTTAGATGAACCACTGCGCTTTCCCTACCACGCCCATAAAGATGAGTATCTAGTCGGATCAATTTTAATTGCAGATTCTATTGCCCATGTAGAACAAGCACACAGTAAATGTACCTTGGGAGAGATACCTGATACTGACCCATCCATGTATGTAGTCATGCCCAGCTTCCTTGATCCCACCTTAGCACCTCCAGGCAAACATACTGTATGGATTGAATTTTTTGCCCCTTATCAAATTGCTGGTGCAGACGGTACAGGTTTGAAAGGTACTGGTTGGACGGATGAATTGAAAAATAAAGTTGCTGATAGAGTTGTTGATAAGTTAGCAACCTATGCACCCAACGTCAAAACTGCAACCATTGCCCGACGTGTGGAAAGTCCCGCAGAATTAGGTGAAAGATTAGGCGCATACAAAGGGAATTACTACCACATTGATATGACATTAGATCAAATGGTATTTTTCCGTCCCTTACCAGAAATAGCCAACTACAAAACCCCCATTGATAATCTCTTTTTAACTGGTGCGGGAACTCATCCAGGTGGTTCTATTTCGGGAATGCCAGGACGCAATTGTGCGCGGGTATTTTTGCAGAATAAGCACCCAATTACCCAGACACTGAAAGATGCACGGGATTCAATCAAGTCAACGGTAGGGTCTGTGTTTGGTATTGGGTAG
- a CDS encoding deoxyribodipyrimidine photo-lyase, 8-HDF type: MSDLILFWHRRDLRIADNTGLALAREQSPQVVGVFCLDSNILERDDVAPARVTYMMGCLQALQQRYAQAGSQLLILHGEPVQAIPHLAETLQAKAVFWNWDVEPYSQIRDRAIMESLKAKGIEFLTQNWDQILHAPEEIRSGSNTPYTVYTPFWKNWISKPKAQPVATLENTAGLTEKQQELAKQAGAIALPTAKELGFVWDTDLIISPGEAAAQEKLEEFTAKAITEYQEQRNFPAVDGTSQLSAALKFGVIGIRTVWQATTAVLEDCNSEEVTTSIRTWQQELAWREFYQHAMYHFPELAEGAYRDIFKSFPWENNEEHFLAWCEGKTGYPIVDAAMRQMNEIGWMHNRCRMIVASFLTKDLLINPQWGEKYFMQKLIDGDLSANNGGWQWSASSGMDPKPVRIFNPASQAQKFDPDAEYIRQWLPELRSIDTEYLVTGKITPLERRAVGYPDPIVDHKKQQQQFKLRYQQQKGGKE, translated from the coding sequence ATGTCTGACTTAATTTTATTTTGGCATCGCCGGGATTTACGCATTGCAGATAATACAGGATTAGCTTTGGCAAGAGAGCAAAGTCCGCAAGTAGTGGGTGTATTTTGTCTTGATTCTAATATTCTGGAACGGGATGACGTAGCACCTGCGAGAGTGACTTACATGATGGGCTGTTTGCAAGCACTACAACAGCGATATGCCCAAGCTGGAAGTCAATTATTAATCCTTCATGGTGAACCTGTACAGGCAATTCCTCATTTAGCTGAGACGTTACAAGCCAAAGCAGTGTTTTGGAATTGGGATGTGGAACCATACTCCCAAATACGCGATCGCGCTATCATGGAAAGCTTAAAAGCCAAAGGTATAGAATTTCTCACCCAAAACTGGGATCAAATTCTCCACGCCCCAGAAGAAATTCGTTCAGGTAGCAATACACCCTACACTGTTTATACCCCCTTCTGGAAAAATTGGATTAGCAAACCGAAGGCGCAACCCGTCGCCACGCTGGAAAATACGGCAGGATTAACAGAAAAACAACAGGAACTGGCAAAACAAGCCGGAGCGATCGCCTTACCGACAGCCAAAGAGTTAGGATTTGTTTGGGATACAGACTTAATTATTTCTCCAGGGGAAGCAGCCGCCCAAGAGAAACTAGAGGAGTTCACCGCCAAAGCCATTACAGAATACCAAGAACAGCGCAACTTTCCAGCCGTTGATGGCACATCACAACTGAGTGCTGCCTTAAAATTTGGTGTCATTGGCATCCGCACAGTTTGGCAAGCCACAACCGCAGTATTAGAAGATTGCAACAGCGAAGAAGTCACCACCAGCATCCGCACATGGCAACAAGAACTAGCTTGGCGGGAATTTTATCAACACGCTATGTACCACTTTCCCGAACTAGCTGAGGGTGCTTACCGCGATATCTTTAAAAGTTTCCCGTGGGAAAATAACGAAGAACATTTTCTAGCTTGGTGCGAAGGTAAAACGGGTTATCCCATTGTCGATGCCGCCATGCGCCAGATGAATGAAATTGGCTGGATGCACAATCGTTGTCGGATGATTGTGGCAAGTTTCCTCACCAAAGATTTATTAATTAATCCACAGTGGGGAGAAAAATATTTTATGCAGAAGCTGATTGACGGTGATTTATCCGCTAACAATGGCGGTTGGCAATGGAGTGCTTCTAGTGGCATGGATCCCAAACCCGTGCGGATTTTTAACCCAGCTAGTCAAGCCCAAAAATTTGATCCCGATGCTGAGTATATTCGCCAGTGGTTGCCAGAATTGCGGTCTATTGATACAGAATATTTAGTCACTGGTAAAATTACCCCCCTAGAACGTCGTGCCGTTGGCTACCCTGATCCGATAGTGGATCATAAAAAACAGCAACAGCAATTTAAACTGCGTTATCAGCAGCAAAAGGGAGGTAAGGAGTAG
- a CDS encoding Uma2 family endonuclease: MTYTPPKILTFEEFVIQYGDNTRYELIDGELRDMEPTGPHEAVAGSIAGRIYVEIFSSNLNWLIPKTCLIKPPAAAATALRPDVIVLDKAKLSQEPLWQKEPIICNGSTIKLVAEVVSTNWQDDYARKVEEYALLNIPEYWIVDFRGLGGLQFIGNPKQPTLTICHLVNGVYQQQQYRLGDTIHSYLLPNLQIKLDDLMPNS, from the coding sequence GACCTACACTCCACCCAAAATACTCACTTTTGAGGAATTTGTCATCCAATATGGTGATAATACACGTTACGAACTCATTGACGGAGAGCTAAGAGACATGGAGCCTACAGGCCCCCACGAAGCTGTGGCAGGTAGTATTGCTGGTAGAATCTATGTAGAAATTTTTAGTTCTAATTTGAACTGGCTAATTCCCAAAACTTGTCTGATTAAACCACCTGCGGCGGCAGCTACAGCTCTGCGTCCTGACGTGATTGTCTTAGATAAAGCAAAACTTAGTCAAGAACCACTCTGGCAAAAAGAACCCATTATCTGTAATGGCAGTACAATCAAGCTTGTGGCTGAAGTTGTTAGTACAAACTGGCAGGATGATTATGCCAGAAAAGTTGAAGAATACGCTTTGCTAAACATTCCAGAATATTGGATTGTAGACTTTCGTGGTTTGGGTGGGTTGCAATTTATTGGTAATCCCAAACAACCTACCTTGACTATCTGTCATTTAGTTAACGGTGTCTACCAACAGCAGCAATATCGCTTAGGGGATACTATTCACTCTTATCTGTTGCCAAATCTACAAATAAAACTCGACGATTTGATGCCTAATAGTTAA
- a CDS encoding cytochrome P450 has protein sequence MKLPDSPKMPKFMQLVQWISNPLQLMEASAKAHGECFTLWLTNQQPMVFLSNPQAIQEIFTKPLEQIDARGSAQILQPLLGDNSLLLLSGETHQRQRRLLTPPFHGDASRQDLAGQRMKAYGDIITNITKDVISNWQLGKPFSVRDSMQEITLRVILQAVFGLHEGERYTQLQKRLCSLLELTSSSLRASLSFIPALQVDLGRWSPWGNFLRQREEIDKLLYAEIQERRDNPDPSRSDILSLMMSARDENGEPMTDVELRDELMTLLVAGHETTASALAWAFYWIHHLPSVREKLLAELDSFPDADCSEITRLPYLTAVCQETLRIYPIGMITIPRIVKSPIEIMGHNFEPGTMLLGCIYLVHRRPDLYPQPEQFKPERFLEKQYSLYEYLPFGGGNRRCLGMSFALLEMKLVLATVLSHLDLALVANYPVKPIRRGVTLAPSGGKWLIATGQRQKMKSPVEV, from the coding sequence ATGAAACTTCCAGATAGTCCCAAAATGCCAAAATTTATGCAGCTAGTACAGTGGATTTCTAATCCATTGCAGCTAATGGAAGCATCTGCCAAAGCTCACGGGGAATGTTTTACTTTATGGCTAACTAACCAACAGCCAATGGTGTTTTTAAGTAACCCCCAAGCAATTCAGGAGATTTTTACCAAACCTTTAGAACAAATAGATGCTAGAGGTTCAGCCCAAATTTTACAACCCTTACTAGGAGATAACTCCTTACTATTGCTGTCGGGTGAAACTCATCAACGCCAACGCAGGTTGTTAACTCCGCCCTTTCATGGCGATGCCTCACGGCAAGACCTTGCGGGTCAACGCATGAAAGCTTACGGTGATATCATCACGAACATCACCAAAGATGTCATCAGTAATTGGCAACTAGGTAAACCTTTTTCTGTGCGTGATTCCATGCAGGAAATCACACTGCGAGTCATCTTACAAGCAGTATTTGGACTACATGAAGGTGAACGTTATACACAGTTGCAAAAACGGTTGTGTTCTCTTTTAGAATTAACTTCCTCTTCCTTGCGTGCATCCCTATCGTTTATCCCTGCATTGCAAGTAGATTTAGGTCGCTGGAGTCCTTGGGGAAATTTCCTCCGTCAACGAGAAGAAATTGACAAACTACTTTATGCAGAAATCCAAGAACGCAGAGATAACCCAGACCCATCTCGTAGCGATATCCTCTCCTTAATGATGTCAGCCCGTGATGAAAATGGCGAACCAATGACCGATGTAGAGTTACGTGATGAATTAATGACTCTGTTAGTCGCCGGTCATGAAACCACAGCCTCCGCCTTAGCATGGGCTTTCTACTGGATTCACCATCTACCGTCAGTGCGAGAGAAACTGCTAGCAGAGTTAGATAGTTTTCCCGATGCAGATTGCAGTGAAATCACTCGCCTTCCTTATTTAACTGCGGTTTGTCAAGAAACACTCCGCATTTACCCTATTGGCATGATTACCATCCCCCGCATTGTCAAATCACCTATCGAAATTATGGGGCATAACTTCGAGCCAGGAACCATGCTATTAGGTTGCATTTATTTAGTTCATCGCCGGCCAGATTTATATCCCCAACCTGAACAATTTAAACCGGAACGGTTTTTAGAAAAGCAATATTCACTTTATGAATATCTACCTTTTGGTGGTGGTAATCGGCGCTGTTTGGGTATGTCCTTTGCTTTGCTTGAAATGAAGTTGGTATTAGCAACAGTCTTATCTCATTTGGATTTAGCATTAGTTGCAAATTATCCAGTTAAACCCATCCGTCGAGGAGTGACGTTAGCACCTTCTGGTGGTAAATGGTTGATTGCAACTGGACAACGGCAAAAGATGAAAAGTCCGGTTGAAGTGTAG
- a CDS encoding alr0857 family protein, whose amino-acid sequence MLKLTYTENSFYLEYLALSLEEWVQTRVILALRVGQSLCVEPSTASFLLPADLPGIEALKAEAKLVNSEIIDLSICDPEYVEVTLRGSWLSDGSQDADGVFVTMISDTPNGDGLSSRTEFFLHKLWREAQACASVISE is encoded by the coding sequence ATGCTGAAATTAACTTACACTGAAAACAGTTTTTATTTAGAGTATCTGGCTTTGTCGTTGGAGGAATGGGTACAAACGCGAGTAATTTTGGCGTTACGCGTTGGTCAAAGTTTGTGCGTGGAACCCAGCACGGCTTCCTTTTTGCTACCTGCGGATTTGCCGGGGATTGAAGCACTCAAGGCTGAAGCTAAACTGGTGAATAGTGAAATTATTGATTTGTCTATCTGTGATCCTGAATATGTGGAAGTAACCCTGCGGGGTTCTTGGTTATCCGATGGTTCTCAGGATGCTGATGGCGTGTTTGTGACAATGATCAGCGATACACCTAATGGTGATGGTTTGAGTTCACGCACAGAGTTCTTTTTACACAAATTGTGGCGGGAGGCTCAAGCCTGTGCCTCTGTCATAAGTGAGTGA
- a CDS encoding putative toxin-antitoxin system toxin component, PIN family, translated as MVIKIVVDTSVFISALISSQGSSREVIRRCFKGEYQPLMGNALFSEYESVIHRSEIIAKCPLTTEEISVLLASLMSVSQWIYIYYLWRPNLKDEADNHLIELAVAGNAQIIATHNVKDFQNAELLFPNLSILTPEEIIRS; from the coding sequence ATGGTGATTAAAATTGTAGTTGATACTAGCGTTTTTATTAGTGCGCTGATTAGCTCTCAAGGCTCCAGTAGAGAAGTCATTCGGCGCTGTTTCAAAGGAGAATATCAGCCTTTGATGGGAAATGCTTTATTTTCTGAGTATGAGTCAGTTATTCATCGCTCAGAAATTATCGCTAAATGCCCTTTAACTACTGAAGAAATTTCTGTTTTACTTGCATCATTAATGAGTGTAAGTCAATGGATTTATATCTACTATTTATGGCGGCCTAATTTAAAAGACGAAGCTGATAATCACTTAATTGAATTAGCAGTGGCGGGAAATGCTCAAATTATTGCCACTCACAATGTCAAAGATTTCCAAAATGCTGAATTGCTATTTCCTAATTTATCAATATTAACACCCGAAGAAATTATTAGGAGTTGA